CGGATCCTGGATAACAGCGTCAATGACCAGATCGACTGGTTCACCCTGGTGAGCGAGCGCTATGCAATGCCGATCGAGGAAACCAGCGTGCCGCGCCAGACCTTTCGCGAGGTGGTCAACAACCGCGAAAACCTGCAGGACCTGCACCGGCAGATAGAGGTCAACCGCGCCAGCAGCAACACCCAGACTGTGCTTTATACCCAGCCCCCCAAACCCTTCAGCTATGGCCTGGGCCTTGGCTACAAGCAAAACGTCGGTGGGCCGGATGGCTTGCTTTATCAGGTTTCCGCCGACCTCGACGCCGAGTACCGTTTTACCCGCAACACCTGGTGGAGTGGCCTGCTCAGCGTCAACCTGCTGAACAACTACGACGGCTTCACCTACGATGCGCCCAGCGGCCTGCCCCGGGTCCGCACCGACCTGCGCAAGTACATGACCAGTTCCGAGGTGACCTTGCCCACCTTCCAGCTCAACCATGCGGCGCGGCTGGACCAGGACCTGTACGGCATGGTCTATGGCGGGCTGTTGGAGTCGATGTACGCCGGTGTCGGCAGTGAAGTGTTGTACCGCCCCATGGGCCAGCGCTGGGCGTTGGGGGCGGACCTCAACTACGTGCGCCAACGCGGGTTCGAGCAGGATTTCAGTCTGCGCGATTACCGCACCGTCACCGGACACATCACCGGCTATACCGATCTGCCGTTCAATATCCAGGGCGCGTTGAGCGTCGGCCGCTACCTGGCCAGGGACTGGGGGCCACCCTGGACCTGTCGCGGGAGTTCAACAATGGCGTGCGTATCGGCGCATGGATCACCCGTACCAACGTGTCCAAGGAAGACTTTGGCGAAGGCAGCTTCGACAAGGGCCTGTACCTGTCCATTCCCTTTGATGAGTTGATGAGCCTGTCGACCATGCGCCGCGCCAACCTGGTGTGGGCGCCACTGACCCGCGATGGCGGGGCGCGCTTGAACCGTGCCTATTCACTGCATTCGATGACCGATGGACGCGACAGTGATCTGTTCTACAAGAACCTCGACAAGATCACCGAGTAAGGCGGGAAGGGGGCATGCAGCCCCCCTTTTGTGGTCAGTAGATATCTTTGGACAGCAGCGTAAACGGCGTCTTGATCAGGATCTTGATATCCAGCCACAGCGACCAGGTGTTGATATAGCGCAGGTCGATATCGACACGCCGCTGCATCTTCTCCAGCGTCTCGGTTTCGCCTCGGCAGCCACTGATCTGCGCCAGGCCGGTAATGCCGGGCTTGATGCGATGGCGCGCCATGTACGCGTGGATTTTACCCAGGTAGTAATCGTTGTGCGCAATCGCATGGGGGCGTGGCCCCACCAAAGCCATCGTGCCTTGCAGCACGTTGAACAACTGCGGCAATTCATCGATGGACGTACGGCGGATAAACCGGCCCACCGGGGTAATACGCGAATCGTTACGGCTGGCCTGGCGCACTTCGTGGTCGTCATGCACACGCATCGAGCGAAACTTCCAGACCTTGATCACCTGGCCATTCCAGCCGTGGCGGTCCTGCTTGAAGATCACCGGGCCGGGGGAGGTGAGCTTGATCAGCAGGGCGAACAGCAGCAACACCGGGCTCAGTAGGATGATCGCCAGCAGGGCGATGCTCTTGTCCAGCAGCGATTTGCTCAGGGCGGCGGTGGGGCGGCTGGTCAGCGGGCTTTCGTTGAGGAAAATCGCCGGCAGCCCGTCGACTTCGGCCACGCAATGGTTGAGCAGCAGCATGTTATTGAGGTCGGGCACCCAGATCACGTCCACGCTGATATCCAGCAGGTTGAGGTAGAGCGCCTCGATGTGCGTGGCGTCCTGCAGTGAATGGGTGATGTAGAGCCGGCGAATACCGTGTTGCCTGATCAATTGCGGCAATTGCGGCAGCTCGCCGAGTACCGGGGAGGGCGCGCTCTGGGCAGCGTCGGTGTGGCTACCGACGAGGCCGACCAGGGGCGAGCGTTTTTGCCGGGAAAGGGTTTTGGCCAGGTCCACGGCAAGCTTGCCAGTGCCCACGATCAGCGACTTATGCCGCTCGTGAAGTTGGCGATGGTAATACCGGGACAGGCTGTGCAACGGTATATAAAACAGTGCCAATAACGGATAACTAATAGCGGCCCACAGTAATAGGATTTCCGCGGGGAATAACGCGTCGGCATTACACGCAATGCCCACCGCAAACAATATACCCATCGTCAGCAACCAGCCCATGAACAGTCGCCCGAGGCCCACCGCATAGTCATCTTTTTTGCTATAAACATCACACAGGCTATACGCCGGCAGTGAGGCCAATATGGTAAAGGCGGCCAACACGCGGTAGTTATATTCAAGTTGTCCGGTTTTTAACACGACCAACATAAACAACAGTGCAACGACCAGGCTGGATGCGAGCATCCACTGGCCCCAGAACGTTAAACCCTTGGGGGTCAGGTTGCGATGCATTCTAGTGTTATTCAGCATAGTTCTGCTCCCGGTGGTGACCACGCACGTGGTGGCAGGGTTTAAGCATCAAGCGGCAATGCCGCACTAAAACGACAGGCACGCGCAAGCGCGTACCCATGGATAGTAATGAACAGACGGGGGCAATGGCTGACGAGTTATAACAAGGTCAGCGGCATATTATTATAAGAGGGTGTTATAAAAAGGCAGGTAGAAGAGGGTGGTAATAGGCAGGGTGAGCGGAAAGTTCCAAGCTGTTTTTATTTTAACGACGTGGTTGTGTCAGCTCTAACGGCTTTTTGATTTTCTGCGTTAAACAATAGCCGCGGTTTCTGACCGCTCGGAACAGTCGTTCGCCATCATTCACGCGCTTGAATTTTTCCTGCAGTCGACTCAAGCACATTTCCAGCCCTCGGTATAGTTCTGGCTCGCGACCTATATTGCGAATCAACTCTTCCTTGCTGACCACACGCTCTTCATGGTGCAACATCTTTTTAATAAGGGCCGACTCAATGGTGGTCAGTGAAATGCGCAAGCCGCCCTTGACCAGTGTTCGGTCATGTTGCGTCAGCAGCCAGAAATCCTGAGGATATAGCGCGGTTCTGTCGGCGTTTATTTCCGCAGTGCGAGTATGGTTATTGGGCGTGCTGTCTTGTTCGTTGGGCATTTCTTGCCGCGCAGAGCTAGACGGTTTTGAGAGCAGACTGATGCTGTGGGTAATGACGTAGGTGTTTAAACGTGGGCGGCTCGGCTGCAGGTAGGGAAGCACCGCCGAGGTAGTTAGGTCGTACTGGAATAACTCTGCATTGGGGGTGAAGTCCTGCAGTGCTATCGCCGGAAGTGTCGCAGTGAAGGCGTGTTTCTTGAGGGAGCTCATAGTGTCCACCGATATCAGGAAGGTGCAGTTGTTATAGGCAGTCAGCAGGGGAGTAATAACCGCCCTGAAAGTATTCGAACGGCAAGTTTTTAGCCAGCATTGCGCTGTCGGCGAATTCGACAGAGTCGGCGATGAAGCGCACCCCTGTCGCATTGATCAGCTCCAGCATGCGGTCGTAGAGGCGATCAAACAAACCTGAGCGCGTATTGAGGCTCAGCCGGAGGGCGGAATCCGGAAAGGGCATCTTTATGTAGTCGTAGAGCTTCAGATCGATCAGCAGGTCTACCGGCTTTGTATCGAGTGTGTAGTTGTTGTAGGCCAGCGTGATACCTCGCTGGTCTTTCAACTTATACAACTGGCGCACCATGGCGCGGCGTTCGACCGGGCCGGGCAGGGTCTCCAGGGGGTTGTCGATACTGAGGGTCAGCGGCTGGTTATGTTTTTCCAATGACTGGGCGGTCTGAATAATTGCCGTGAATACGTCGTCGTTCATCACGGCAGACTGACCAATGCGCAAAAATTTGTGATTGACCGCATGGCCGAGGCTTTTGGGTAGTTTGCGCCGTGGGTGGATATGCTTCAGTGCCTCTTTATAGGCACTTTCCAGTTCCTCGCCCACGACCCTGAATTCACTGCCCCACAAGAGATGGCTGCGATCAACAATCGCCTGCCGGGCAATCTTTAAGTCCGGCGTATCTGCACAGGATATTTTTTCGCTATTCACCGTTCGACCTCTCCCTGGTGGGTTGCAAATGGCTGGCACTTATAAGGCCCCGGCTTAGTTTGTAACCGTAGCCGCGAATGTTCTGGATGATATTTTCGCCGTAGTGCGCCTTTATCTTGCTGCGCAAGCGGCTGATGGACTTTTCCAATGCGCGGGAGTCGTAGTACTTGGTATTAAGCCCCATCACACCCGCGATCTCATTATGACTGAGCAGTCGGTTCTGGATGAGGGCTTCCAGCACTTTCATTTCGACAAAGGATATTTCCAGCTTTTTGCCATCGCCATAAATGCACATGCGGTCTTGATCCAGTATCAGGCCACAATGGGGCTGTGCGTTCTCGCTGAGAAAGTCATCGAACAGGCTTAATTTTTTTTCGGGGGAAGTTTCTACCACCTTGACGCAGTAATCCGCACCGGCCAAGTAGTATTTGGTTTTGCTCAGGGTGGAAGCGAAGGTGACGACAACAAATATCGTAGAGCCGGGGTGCTCGTCTCGGGTTTTTCTTATTATGTCCAGCGTTTGCTGGCTGGCCGAGGGTGTATCGATTTCTATAATGATGGCACGGTAATATCCGTGGCTTTCCTGGGTGTCGGTTAGTTGCCCGTAGCAACGTGTGTCGACTTTTAAATTATTCGCTACAGTGCGAACTAGAAGCGCCCGAAAGTCCTCCGATTTGGAAGGGGTCCGCGCAATAGCGAGGACGTTGGAAAAATGCATAACCCTACTCCCTTTTCCGGCATGCAAGGCCGTCAGTTCAATCGCCGCTAGCGTTTAGATACTAATCGAATTGATTACGCTAAAACGTGACAAATTTTAACATTCGCCACTTTGTTTTTACGAGCAGGAAGGGGTAATAGGCGGATGTTGCGAGGGCGTTTGTACGAACTTACACATAGGCTAGTGCAAATTTTTAGTGCTCGATAAGTATTTTAGCCCAAACGATTTTTTGATTGTGCAGGGTGATATCCCGGGCCATCTTAACCAGCAAAGGCCCTTGGGGCGCAGCAATCAGGGGATGAGAGCGGTTCCCATCGCGCCTCGGCTTTCCGGTTGGGGGGCTTTCGGATTGATTCAGCGCCGTATTCAGGCGCGGCAGCAGATCGGCAAGCGATGCTGTAGGTGGGCCGCGACCCGCATTAATCGCGGGCGAAAAAAAACCGGCTGATCAGGCCGGTTTGGGGTGCCCCGCAAACAACATGGGGTTAAGCGTTATTACCTTGCAGACGGTCAGCACCACCTTCGGCCAGACCGCGTTCCTGCAGACGGTCAGCACCGCCTTCGGCCAGACCGCGTTCCTGCAGACGGTCAGCACCACCTTCGGCCAGACCACGTTCCTGCAGACGTTCAGCACCGCCTTCGGCCAGACCGCGTTCCTGCAGACGGTCAGCACCGCCTTCGGCCAGACCACGTTCCTGCAAGCGATCAGCACCGCCTTCAGCGAAACGGTTGCCTTGCAGGCGGTCCGAACCGCCTTCAGCAACACGGCTTTCGATCAGGCGATCCGAACCGCCTTCAGCAACTACAGGGTGAGCAAATGCGTTTGCAGCGAGTACCGAGAAAGCAAGGCTAAGCAAGATTTGGCGTTTCATGAGGGTGTGCTCCGAGTGTTTTAGTTGGGTGTTGCCTGGTATGGGTTGGATGTTACGCGTTGCATTTTTTTAGAGAACTTCATTGCGCTGATGGTGACTATCGACGCCGGCGATGGCTCGTTCTGACGGACCATCGCCGAGTCGGTCATGGCATCTGCGGCCGTTCCTGAGGGCGCAGGTCAAACACCAGCACCTCGGCATCCTCGCCCTGGCTCAGGCGAATCTGGCGCTCATCCCGCACCCGGGCGCCGTCACCTTCCTGCAAGCGCTGGCCGTTGATTTCAACGCTGCCCCTGGCCACGTGGATGTACACATGGCGGTCCGGCGGCAGGTCCAGGCTCGCGGCCTCGTCCCCGTTGAACAGCCCGGCATACACTCGCGCATCCTGGCGCACGCTCAGGGAACCGTCGGTGCCGTCCGGCGAGATGATCAACTGCAGGCGCCCACGTTTCTGCGCTTCGCTGAAGTGCTCTTGCTGGTAGCGCGGTTCGGCACCGGCCACGGCGGGCACGATCCAGATTTGCAGGAAGTGCACGCCCAGGCGTTGGCTGTGGTTGAACTCGCTGTGGGCCACGCCACTGCCGGCGCTCATCAGTTGCACGTCGCCCGGGCGAATCACCGAGCCGGTGCCCAGGGTGTCCTTGTGTTCCAGGGCGCCTTCAAGCACATAGGAGAAAATCTCCATGTCGCGGTGCGGGTGCTGGCCGAAGCCTTTACCGGCGGCGACGCGGTCATCGTTGATCACCAGCAGGTCGGAAAAGCCCTGTTCGTCGGGGTTCCAGTAGTTGGCGAACGAGAAGGTGTGGAACGACTTCAACCAACCGTGATTGGCGGCGCCGCGTTCGGAAGCTTTGCGAAGGGTCAGCATGGTGGTGTCCTCAAGTGAGCGCGGGCTGCGAGATGCAGGGCGCTTGCGTTGAGAAGAAGGTTACTGGTTACCGGGATATTCATTAAGGAGGTGAAATTTGAATAACTGTCACGCTCAAGTTGACAGTTGCGGGCATGCCATAATACCCGCCATATTCCTTATCTAACGGATCTCCTGCTTTATGAAAACTGTGGCCATGGCGTTGTTTCCGGACTTCCTCCTGCTCGACATGGCCGGGCCGCTCGAGGTGTTTTCGATTGCCAACCGCTACCTGCCGGCGGCGGCCCACTACCGGATACTCACGATCGGCACCGAGCCCGGCCCGTTGCGTGCCTCCAATGGGGTGATGGTGGAGGCTGACCTGCTGCTGGCCCAGGCGCATGACGCGTATGACCTGCTACTGGTGCCCGGCGGCCCGGGTGCCTATAACGAATGCCACCCTGCGTTGTTGCCCTGGTTAAAGGAGGCGGCACCGCGTGCCGGGCGTTTCGGTTCGATCTGCACCGGTGCGTTTGTGCTGGGGCACGCCGGCCTGCTCGACCACCACCGTGTCACCACCCACTGGCACTACACCGAGCGCTTGATCAAGGCGTTCCCCAAGGCCATCGTCGAGACCGATCGTATCTACCTGCAAGATGGGCGGTTGATTACCTCGGGCGGGGTCACCGCCGGTATCGACCTGGCGCTGTCGATTGTGGCCCAGGACCATGGCAAGCAAGTCGCGGTGGAAGTGGCCAAGGTGCTGTTGGTGGTGATGAAGCGCCAGGGTGGTCAGGCCCAGTTCAGCCCGATGACCGCCGCCAGTGGCGCCCCAGGAAACAGCGATTACGCGCGTGCAGACCCACGTGCTGGCGCACCTGGAACAGCCTTTCACTATCGAGTCGATGGCCGAATTGGCCGGTATGAGCGCTCGCCACTTTGCTCGCCTGTTCGCCCGTGACGTGCAGATGACGCCCATGGCATTCCTGCAGGGAGCGCGCATCGACCGCGCCCGTCAGTTGCTGGAAACCACCGACCTGCCGCTCAAGACCGTGGCCTTCCATGCAGGCTTCGGCAGCGTGCGGCATATGCGCTTTCTGTTCAGTGAAAAGCTCGGCCTCAACCCGACCCAATACCGACAACAGTTCAGTTAACGACAGAATGTCCGTCTCTGGCACCCAAATGTCCGTGTCACTCCCTGTGCCAGCATTGTCCTGTCATTGCCAGCTGGCAAGATAGCTTCAGGCCCATGGAAAAGGATGCGCAAACGCCCAAGACCGGGCGTTTCAGCGTGGTGACAGACATGAACAACCCTCAAGCGATTGATGCCCAGTGCACGGTGCGTTTCGGCGCCTATGCTTTTCACCGGCAGCAGCGGTTGGTCAGCAAGGCCGGTTGGCCGGTGCCGTTGGGCGGTCGGGCGCTGGATATCCTTGCCGTGCTGCTTGAGGCCCCAGGGCAATTCATCAGCAAGGCTACCTTGATCGAACGGGTCTGGCCGTGCAGCGTGGTGGAAGAGAACAACCTGCGGGTGCACATCGCCGCACTGCGCCGTGCGCTTGAAGGACAACGCTGCATTCTTAACGACCCCCAGCGCGGCTACTGCTTCAGCGCCAAGGTGCACGGCGCAGCACCGCCGGTGATGCCGCGGCACAACCTGGCTACGCGGCTCAGCCCGCTGACCGGTCGCGATGAGTTGCTGGGCGTACTTGTGCGGCGTTTGTCCGGGCAGCACCTGATGACGCTCACCGGTTGCGCCGGGGTGGGCAAGAGCACCCTGGCTCTGGCGCTGGCCGAGCGGGTGTTGCCGCGCTACCCCGACGGTGTGTGGTGGGTGGACCTGGCCACGGTGCAGGAGCCGATGCTGATGCTGCGCCAGTTGACCACGACGCTGCACCTCGAACCCTGCACCAGCACCCCGCAGCTGTGCCGCCAACTGGCCACCCGCCGGTTGTTGCTGGTACTTGATGGCGCCGACCGGCTGCTCGGCGCCTGTCGGCATCTGCTGCGTGCGCTGCGCGAACTGGCGCCCCAGGTCAGTGTGCTGGTCAGCAGCCGTGAAGCCTTGCAGGCCCCCGGCGAATGGGTGCTGCGCGTGCCACGCCTGGCAGTGCCTGCGCCGTTGGCACTCGGCAGCGTTGAGCAGGCAATGGTTTATCCGGCGGTGCAATTGTTTGTCGCACGGGTACGCGCCAGTCAGCAGGGGTTTGTGTTGCGCCAGCAGGACCTGGCGCCGCTGCGGGATATCTGCCGGCGCCTCGACGGAATCCCCCTGGCCCTTGAACTGGCGGCCGCGCAGGTGGACGCCCTGGGTGTGCGCGGTGTGCAGGCGCAATTGCGCAGCGGCGTGCACGTGCTGACCCGCGGCCGTCGCACGGCGGTGGAGCGGCATCAATCGCTGCCGGCCGCCCTCGATTGGACCTACGAGCGCCTGAGCCTGCCGGAGCGCTGGCTGTTCCTGCAACTGGGGTTGTTCAAAATGGCAGTGACCTTGCCGACCTTGAGCGCGCTGGTCGCCGGCACTGAGCTGGAACACGCCGATCTGTCCTACCTGCTGTCGCGGCTGGTGGGCACGTCATTGCTGACAGTCGAGCCTGGCCTTGGCCCTGAACGCTATCGTTTGCTCAATAGCACACGCAGCTACGCCCTCGCGCAACTGCGCGACCCGGTGCAGGTGGCGCGTTTGCAGCAGGGTTATGGGCATTACCTGGGGCCGTTTTCAGGCCGGACGTTTGTCTTGCAACTCGTCGAGCAGGCAGCGTACGCGGATTAGGTCTTGGGTGCCGAAGCCTTCGGTAAAGCGCCCGTAGACTGAGTTCAGCAGATCATAGGCGGCCTGCACGCGGCCTTGTTGGTGCCACAGCTTCGCCAGTGACGTCGCGCAGCGCAGCTCCCAGGCCAGGGCACCTTGCTGGTGCGCCAGACCGAGGGCTTCGAGCAACAGTGCTTCGGCGGCCTGGGCGTCGGGCAGGCCCTCAGCGCGCACCCTTAGAATTTCCGGGCTGCACCAGCCGGCCGCGCCGGTTTGCGCCCGTTCGAACGCCTGGTCATCGACGGTCTCGGCGCCCAGGGTAATCAAGATGTCCGTGATCAGCCCCAGACCTTGCACGTCCTTGCGCTCCGGGATGCCAGCGTAGTGCCCGGCCCAGGTCTGGAACAGCTGCACCGAATGCTTGTGGGACTGTTCCAGCAGCAACGCCTGCAGGCTTTGCGCGGCCTGCGCGTCACCGTTGTAGCGGGCGATCACCACGCCCGCCAGGGCCAGGGTGTAGCAGATCGAGGTGCCATGATTGATTTGCAGCGCCAGTTCCAACGCCTGGCTGGCAGTGCCCCACGCGCGTTCGGGAAAGCCTTGCAGCCACAGGATTCGCGCCAGTACCGTCAGTGAGGCCACGCCCTGGTCATATTGCACGCCAACCCGGTGCGCGAAGCGGTTCAGGGAGGCGCTGTGCGCCATGCGTTGGATCACCTGCTCGGCATTGTGCCGGGCGAGTGCCTGGTTGCCGGTGTAATGCTGCGCCAGCACGCGCAGGCGCTGGGTACTCAGTTCCAGCAGCGGGTCGCTGCGCGGGTCGAGGTGGTCGAATTGCACACTCAATTCCAGCGCCTGGCGATACAGGCCGGCGCACAGATTCACCGCCATATGCCCGGAGACCGCCCGCAATTGACCAGCCAGGTCCTGGCGCTCCTCGGCCAGACGCCTGGCACTGACGAACGCGGCGATGGTTCGCGGCGCACCGCCCAAGGTGTGATAGGACAGGCTGCCCAGGGCCAATTGCAGTTGCATCGTCAACTGGCTGCAGGGCGCGCTGGCCTTGCCCATCAGGGCCAGGGCCTTGTGCACATACAGGGCGTGTTCCCTGAGCAGCGATAACTCTTGCCACAGCGGCATCGCACTGACTGTCAGGCGGATCGCCAGCCCGTGTTCACCGCCGTCGGCGAGCCCCCAATCCAGCGCGGCACGCACGTCCTCGCGCAACGGTGCGTAGCGGTCAAGCCAGGGTTGGGTGGCGATCAACTCCCAGTCCTCCTGCGCCTGTTCCATCAGCGCCAGGCAGCATGCCGCATGGCGCTCGCGGGTGGCGTCCAGCTCTTGGGCGAGGCTGAGTTTTTCCAGGGCGTAGGTGCGAGTGATGTCCAGCAGGCGATAGACCACCTCATCGTCGCCGGGCTCCACATTGAGCAAGGATTTGGCCACCAGTTGGGTGATCGAACCCAGCACCTCGGCGGGCGCGATCCGCTCCCCGGCAATCACCGCCGCCGCGCTGGCCAAGCTGAAGCCGCCACGAAACACCGCCAGGCGGCGCAGGCAGATGCGCTCGCACTCGGTCAGCAGCTCGAAACTCCAATCCAGCGTGGCGCGCAAGGTTTGATGGCGGGGCAGGGCGCTACGCTGGCCGCGGGTGAGCAGGCGGAAGTTGTCTTCCATTTGCACCAGCAGCCCAGGCAGGCCGAAACGTTCGATCTGCGCCGCCACCAGCTCGATCGCCAGGGGAATGCCGTCCACGCGTTGGCAAATATCAATCGCCAGCGGCAGTTCGGCTTCGCTCAGTTCGAAGCTGTCTTGATGCGACATGGCCCGTTCGATCAGCAGCTGCAGGGCCGGATAGCCCATGGCCTGGGCGCGGTTGCCGGTGGTGGGCGGGCAGGCCAGCGGCTCCAGGCGCTGCACGGACTCGCCCTCGGCGCGCAAGGCTTCGCGGCTGGTGGCCAGGATGTGCAGCCTTGGCGCGTGACGCAGCAGGGTTTCGCTGATCAGGGCAATGTCGTCCAGCAGGTGCTCGCAGTTGTCGATCACTAGCAGTAATTGGCGCTCCTGCACGCGGCGTGCAAACGTCGCCAGCGGCTCATGCTCGGCGTGGGTCAGGTCGAGCAAGGCTGCGAGGTTGGGCAGGATCAGCGACGGCGCGCTGAGGGGCGCCAGGTCGAGCAGGTGAATGCCGTCGCGGTAATGCCCGATCAGTAATTCCGCCACGCGCAGCGCGACGGTGGTCTTGCCGATGCCCCCGGCGCCGGTCAGGGTGATAAAGCGTTGCTCGGGCAGCAGTTGCACCAGGCTGTCGATCAGCGCCTGGCGGCCGATCATCCGGGTACGGCGCAGGGGCAGGTTGTGGCCCGGGCGCTGTGGGGCACCTTCGTTGGGTGGCGTCATCGGTTCGATGCTCAGTGGCGCAACAAAACTGTAGCCGCGCTGGGCCACGGTCACGATGTACCGCTGCCCGGCCTGGCCATCGCCCAAGGCCTTGCGCAACGCGGCCATATGCACCCGCAGGTTGCCGTCTTCCACTACGCTTTTCGGCCAGACCCGGGCGATCAATTCCTGCTTGCTCACCACATTGCCGGCCTGCTCCAGCAGAATCAGCAGGATATCCACGGCGCGCCGCCCCAGGCGCAACGGGCGGCCGGCCTCCAGCACCACGCGTTGGCGCGGGTGGATGCGGTAGGGGCCGAAATGCACGGCCTGGTCGCTGAGCTCGCTCATGGGTGCCCATGCTCGGGGATAAGGAAGCGGCCAGCATAGGCCAGGTGCGCAGGTACCACTAGGCCGCAATCACTTGCGGCTTGTGACGCAATTGGTGATTTCGCCAGGTCATCGGGTTGACCCCTTCGCTGCGGGTGAACATGTGGCAAAAATGCGCCTGGTCGCAGAAGCCGCATTCCAGGCTGATTTGCGTCAGGCTCAAGGACGAACCGGTGATCAGCTCCTTGGCCCGCTGGATGCGCTGCTGGCGTATCCATTCCTGGGGGACAGCCCGGTGGTGCACTTGAATGCACGGGAAAAATGGCTGCGCGACAGCGCGCATGCCTGGGCCAGGTCGGCAATGGCCAGGCTTTCGCCGAGGTTGGCGAGGATCAGTTGCTTGGCGATACGCTCGCGCCGGGGGCATAGACCGCCGGTAGCGGACACACGGGGGGTACAGAACTCAAGTCGGGCCATGACAGGTATCCGCAGTCGATGGGAGCGTTCCCGGTGAATGGATGCAGTGTAGACCGCTCCATTCTTGGCGTCGGACCGTCTGGCTGACGAGTTAATCGTTGTTAATTTTGCCAGGTATGGCGGTTGATATCGTTGGAAAAGACAGCACAGGTGTGCAACCCGAATTGCCTTTTTTATGGTTATCTGTCGGCTTGCCAACCGTTTGGATAGCGCCATGAACCGCAACGACCTGCGTCGCGTCGACATGAACCTGCTGGTGATTTTCGAGGCATTGATGTTCGAGAAGAACCTGACTCGGGTTGCCGAAAAGCTCTTTATGGGCCAACCGGCGGTAAGCGCGGCACTGGGGCGCTTGCGTGATCTGTTCGAC
The genomic region above belongs to Pseudomonas poae and contains:
- a CDS encoding undecaprenyl-phosphate glucose phosphotransferase, producing MLNNTRMHRNLTPKGLTFWGQWMLASSLVVALLFMLVVLKTGQLEYNYRVLAAFTILASLPAYSLCDVYSKKDDYAVGLGRLFMGWLLTMGILFAVGIACNADALFPAEILLLWAAISYPLLALFYIPLHSLSRYYHRQLHERHKSLIVGTGKLAVDLAKTLSRQKRSPLVGLVGSHTDAAQSAPSPVLGELPQLPQLIRQHGIRRLYITHSLQDATHIEALYLNLLDISVDVIWVPDLNNMLLLNHCVAEVDGLPAIFLNESPLTSRPTAALSKSLLDKSIALLAIILLSPVLLLFALLIKLTSPGPVIFKQDRHGWNGQVIKVWKFRSMRVHDDHEVRQASRNDSRITPVGRFIRRTSIDELPQLFNVLQGTMALVGPRPHAIAHNDYYLGKIHAYMARHRIKPGITGLAQISGCRGETETLEKMQRRVDIDLRYINTWSLWLDIKILIKTPFTLLSKDIY
- a CDS encoding winged helix-turn-helix domain-containing protein, whose translation is MSSLKKHAFTATLPAIALQDFTPNAELFQYDLTTSAVLPYLQPSRPRLNTYVITHSISLLSKPSSSARQEMPNEQDSTPNNHTRTAEINADRTALYPQDFWLLTQHDRTLVKGGLRISLTTIESALIKKMLHHEERVVSKEELIRNIGREPELYRGLEMCLSRLQEKFKRVNDGERLFRAVRNRGYCLTQKIKKPLELTQPRR
- a CDS encoding winged helix-turn-helix domain-containing protein, producing MHFSNVLAIARTPSKSEDFRALLVRTVANNLKVDTRCYGQLTDTQESHGYYRAIIIEIDTPSASQQTLDIIRKTRDEHPGSTIFVVVTFASTLSKTKYYLAGADYCVKVVETSPEKKLSLFDDFLSENAQPHCGLILDQDRMCIYGDGKKLEISFVEMKVLEALIQNRLLSHNEIAGVMGLNTKYYDSRALEKSISRLRSKIKAHYGENIIQNIRGYGYKLSRGLISASHLQPTRERSNGE
- a CDS encoding pirin family protein, with translation MLTLRKASERGAANHGWLKSFHTFSFANYWNPDEQGFSDLLVINDDRVAAGKGFGQHPHRDMEIFSYVLEGALEHKDTLGTGSVIRPGDVQLMSAGSGVAHSEFNHSQRLGVHFLQIWIVPAVAGAEPRYQQEHFSEAQKRGRLQLIISPDGTDGSLSVRQDARVYAGLFNGDEAASLDLPPDRHVYIHVARGSVEINGQRLQEGDGARVRDERQIRLSQGEDAEVLVFDLRPQERPQMP
- a CDS encoding winged helix-turn-helix domain-containing protein, which gives rise to MEKDAQTPKTGRFSVVTDMNNPQAIDAQCTVRFGAYAFHRQQRLVSKAGWPVPLGGRALDILAVLLEAPGQFISKATLIERVWPCSVVEENNLRVHIAALRRALEGQRCILNDPQRGYCFSAKVHGAAPPVMPRHNLATRLSPLTGRDELLGVLVRRLSGQHLMTLTGCAGVGKSTLALALAERVLPRYPDGVWWVDLATVQEPMLMLRQLTTTLHLEPCTSTPQLCRQLATRRLLLVLDGADRLLGACRHLLRALRELAPQVSVLVSSREALQAPGEWVLRVPRLAVPAPLALGSVEQAMVYPAVQLFVARVRASQQGFVLRQQDLAPLRDICRRLDGIPLALELAAAQVDALGVRGVQAQLRSGVHVLTRGRRTAVERHQSLPAALDWTYERLSLPERWLFLQLGLFKMAVTLPTLSALVAGTELEHADLSYLLSRLVGTSLLTVEPGLGPERYRLLNSTRSYALAQLRDPVQVARLQQGYGHYLGPFSGRTFVLQLVEQAAYAD
- a CDS encoding winged helix-turn-helix domain-containing protein; this encodes MSELSDQAVHFGPYRIHPRQRVVLEAGRPLRLGRRAVDILLILLEQAGNVVSKQELIARVWPKSVVEDGNLRVHMAALRKALGDGQAGQRYIVTVAQRGYSFVAPLSIEPMTPPNEGAPQRPGHNLPLRRTRMIGRQALIDSLVQLLPEQRFITLTGAGGIGKTTVALRVAELLIGHYRDGIHLLDLAPLSAPSLILPNLAALLDLTHAEHEPLATFARRVQERQLLLVIDNCEHLLDDIALISETLLRHAPRLHILATSREALRAEGESVQRLEPLACPPTTGNRAQAMGYPALQLLIERAMSHQDSFELSEAELPLAIDICQRVDGIPLAIELVAAQIERFGLPGLLVQMEDNFRLLTRGQRSALPRHQTLRATLDWSFELLTECERICLRRLAVFRGGFSLASAAAVIAGERIAPAEVLGSITQLVAKSLLNVEPGDDEVVYRLLDITRTYALEKLSLAQELDATRERHAACCLALMEQAQEDWELIATQPWLDRYAPLREDVRAALDWGLADGGEHGLAIRLTVSAMPLWQELSLLREHALYVHKALALMGKASAPCSQLTMQLQLALGSLSYHTLGGAPRTIAAFVSARRLAEERQDLAGQLRAVSGHMAVNLCAGLYRQALELSVQFDHLDPRSDPLLELSTQRLRVLAQHYTGNQALARHNAEQVIQRMAHSASLNRFAHRVGVQYDQGVASLTVLARILWLQGFPERAWGTASQALELALQINHGTSICYTLALAGVVIARYNGDAQAAQSLQALLLEQSHKHSVQLFQTWAGHYAGIPERKDVQGLGLITDILITLGAETVDDQAFERAQTGAAGWCSPEILRVRAEGLPDAQAAEALLLEALGLAHQQGALAWELRCATSLAKLWHQQGRVQAAYDLLNSVYGRFTEGFGTQDLIRVRCLLDELQDKRPA